In Capsicum annuum cultivar UCD-10X-F1 chromosome 8, UCD10Xv1.1, whole genome shotgun sequence, the genomic window GCAACAAAATTTTAAGTACTGATATGAAAACGTTAATAACttaattcaaagttctaaaatattactAACATAAGTAGACAACTTTTTCTAGAACTTGcattttattgatttgatatctttgttgaattgaatttattaaaaaaaattagaagtgaCAAGAgtgaaaaagaaacaaataaagaatTAGATAAGAGTGAGTACTTAGAATTAATCGAtgaacacaacaaaataaagaatcaagaaaaaaaaatctagctTATAAATATAAACCAGCAGTGTAAGGGACTCCACTCCATGGCAGCCAAAAATTCCCTAATATGAAATTGGAGACAGTGAAACAAGATGCATCCATGTAACTAATTTCACCGCGATAACCACTCCATCTGACCCTGTTACTGGTATCCGCTCCTGGACCGCTGTTCTTATATTCAGCATAATACAACGTCTTTAGCGCGAAATCATCTGTCCAAATTGACCAACCATCAGGATGAACAAAACTGTCCAAAAATGATCGCATATAAACAGTTCTCGAATACTCTTTCCATGGCCTGCCTAAATATGTCCGTACTGGTTTTGTGCCATTGTACGAGGCCAACTCAATGGAAGGAGTAATGGCACATTTGTGAATGGATATGCCTGTGTTCTGGTTAATGTCTGTTCTGCCCTGTGCCGTAATTACATTAAACTGACCGGGCAATGGAAGGCGCGGATATATGTTACAGTTTTGGAAAACAACAGCTGCATTTCCGAAAATGAAATCTATAGTCCCGTAGATGTTACATTCCTTGTAGAATTGTCTCAGAGAATGTGTGTAAAGTGTGTCTTGGTACCCTTCAAAGCTACAGTAATGGAATGCGGATAGATCAGCACTATTTCGAACGGCTACAGCTTGGAACTTTGCTGCTCCTGCTGTGTTCTTAAAGGTAATGTTCATTGCCACAAATCCTTGCCCATCTACAGCTGCATGAGTGAGATTATATACATTTAGATCcataaaaaacaaaattaagtTATGTGCATAGCTAATGAATAACTACTCGTAATTAAATAAGCTACTAAAACAGATTAATGTAAAAATTATTGACATGTCAATGTAGTAGTACAATTTGAATGGAAAGTTGGTGCCTGGTTCCTTCTCAATAACGGCAGTGCTTATTAAGTAGACTTTATTACCATCTACGTTCCCCCCAACCAACCTCAAATATCCTCAACCTTCATACTTCTCATCAAGAATGATATAATACTACTACTATATAGTATACAACTGGCTCTATAGTAAAGGAGTCATGTGAAATTTGACTGCCGGGGATTTAGTCATTTAAGAAGCTTAAATAATTATAAGATACTCCTTCATCCCAAAATAAGTGTCATTTCAAAAATCACGtttattaagaaatcaataaatacaatgcTTAGTTTACTAAATTACCTCTTTATATATGTCTCTTGAAAAAATTGAACACTTCTAATAAGAAGATGGGGTATGAGAGTATAGTTGGAATAACATGCTTCTTTTTGTCTTGAATTCCTAAGGTGACacttattttaggatttttttttttttttttgctaaagtAGCGGAGGGAATATATGACTTCTAGGAATGGATAATCCATGAACAAATTACGAACATGGAAACAACATGGTCTTTAAATATGCacataactttatatgggacaatttttctctcttgtaaaatctttaataaattataaaagatCGAAAGGGTGATTTGGTTTTCCTGTACATTTGACATGAAGatgaattaatcaacaaaaacttACCAAATGTGGCAGAATTGAAGGTTGTCGATCCATCAGGTACGTTTCGATTGCCAGTGATTATAGTCCTGTCTATGCCATCGCCAACCATCATCAAATACTTCTTGTTTGCAGCAACGGAAACATATTCATGGTAGACACCAGCAACCACATATATCTGGTAATAGCCTTCTCTTTCCAGGCTGTTATCCGGGGCAGCTGCTATCGCGTCATTGATCGTAGTATAGTTCCCAGTTCCATCTGGATTCACCACCaccttttctctaatttttaaCATACTCCAACTTATAAAATCCCCGACACCAGAACCAGGATTCCACCCCTTCTTAAAAAGCGCAAGTGACACACTGCACATCATGCTACCTGTTGAGACATTACATAATTAAGTAAATTAGAAACTCTTAGATGAGATGATCACACAATTCAACATGATATCGGACCAGGCAAAGAGTTCCTGAGTTCAAAAACATACTTCCATGTGTTTGgggcatgaaaaataatttaaggaaTCAAGTAAACTAAAAATGCACTCTCTCTAACAAACAAACTTTAAGCTATTAATTAGATAGATGGTCACAAACTTCAACACAACGTACCTTTTGAAATTGAGGGTGTAATCAGGTTTGCAGACTGTAAAATAGAAGGCGCGGCTAGAAGACCGTCCAAACAAGTTTGTTTATTGGTAATAGTCGCGCTAAGTCTGGCTAAAACATCATCAGCTTCTGTATTCTCAAGTGAATTATTCGGTTTCTTTGCAACAACAGCAGCATTCGATAATAAATCAACATTTAGGCCAAGGAGATACTGGCAATCTTGAAGAGCAGAAATTGTACTCTTAGGCAGTAAAAGCTCAATTGGATTGAGGAAATCATTGATTGAGTTAATAATCTGATTAGTTGTTGAAAGGGAAAGCTGAATGGAGAGCCTCCCTGAGTCATAAATGTCAATAGAATTGTTTTGAGGGAGCAAAGTTTTGCACAAAATGGGAAAAGGGGTGAAGCTGCAAATTTCATCAGAAGAGAGATCAAATGAATGAGAAGCAGAGAAAAAGAAGTGAATTATGAAGAATATAAGAATAGGATGTGTGAATGCCATGGAAATAAATGACTAGCTGAGGTTGTTGAGCATGAATACGTATTGAAATGCATTTATATATAGCAATGAGTTTCATAAAACAATTGGAATTTCGTAATAATATATAGTCCGTGTATTAATTGATCATGGCAACTTGGATGCCATGCTGTTGAAAagaacattattttattttgaatatcttCGTACTAGTGATTCTCGGgggttgcaatatttttcttatcatgCAACAACTTTGAAACTTTCAACCTTAAATTTGGGAAAAGGCATGTTTTCACCTTAAACTATATTCGAAAAATCTAACGCACATCTAAACTATTGGAAGCCtaagacacacctaaactattgaagtgaccta contains:
- the LOC107879822 gene encoding probable pectinesterase/pectinesterase inhibitor 20 is translated as MAFTHPILIFFIIHFFFSASHSFDLSSDEICSFTPFPILCKTLLPQNNSIDIYDSGRLSIQLSLSTTNQIINSINDFLNPIELLLPKSTISALQDCQYLLGLNVDLLSNAAVVAKKPNNSLENTEADDVLARLSATITNKQTCLDGLLAAPSILQSANLITPSISKGSMMCSVSLALFKKGWNPGSGVGDFISWSMLKIREKVVVNPDGTGNYTTINDAIAAAPDNSLEREGYYQIYVVAGVYHEYVSVAANKKYLMMVGDGIDRTIITGNRNVPDGSTTFNSATFAVDGQGFVAMNITFKNTAGAAKFQAVAVRNSADLSAFHYCSFEGYQDTLYTHSLRQFYKECNIYGTIDFIFGNAAVVFQNCNIYPRLPLPGQFNVITAQGRTDINQNTGISIHKCAITPSIELASYNGTKPVRTYLGRPWKEYSRTVYMRSFLDSFVHPDGWSIWTDDFALKTLYYAEYKNSGPGADTSNRVRWSGYRGEISYMDASCFTVSNFILGNFWLPWSGVPYTAGLYL